A window of the bacterium genome harbors these coding sequences:
- a CDS encoding GntR family transcriptional regulator produces MASHTLETSIDFHISDQKTVGQQVYEELRQRIVHGRLRPGQRLNEARIAQDMGISRAPVREAVQRLRQDGLVTTKPRHGPVVAEITAADAAHLYRLRSALEELAVVLFIERGAQGALKELEDVVKAMIEAGQAGNLAQMVEQDVRFHEALCEHSGNPLLSRIYQMISAQFRIAAIQDDARTAELSEIARAHAELLETIGQRDVSAAVSRLREHILSTLPNLVSRLNAQAAERTP; encoded by the coding sequence ATGGCGTCGCACACCCTGGAAACATCGATCGACTTTCATATATCTGACCAAAAGACAGTCGGTCAGCAAGTCTATGAAGAACTGCGGCAACGCATCGTCCACGGTCGGTTGCGGCCCGGGCAACGCCTCAACGAAGCACGGATTGCTCAGGATATGGGCATCAGCCGAGCTCCCGTGCGCGAGGCCGTGCAGCGCCTACGACAGGACGGTTTGGTGACTACCAAACCGCGACACGGGCCGGTTGTCGCCGAAATCACTGCCGCGGATGCTGCGCATCTGTATCGCCTGCGTAGTGCGCTGGAAGAACTCGCGGTGGTGTTGTTTATCGAGCGCGGGGCGCAGGGTGCGCTCAAAGAACTCGAAGACGTTGTCAAAGCGATGATAGAGGCCGGTCAAGCCGGCAATTTGGCGCAGATGGTCGAGCAGGACGTACGGTTTCACGAAGCACTGTGCGAACACTCCGGGAACCCTCTGTTGAGCCGAATCTACCAAATGATCAGCGCGCAGTTTCGCATTGCGGCCATTCAGGACGATGCGCGCACGGCCGAACTGTCGGAAATCGCCCGTGCTCATGCCGAGCTGCTAGAGACGATCGGGCAACGGGACGTTTCTGCAGCGGTTTCCCGGCTCCGCGAGCACATCCTGAGCACCCTTCCGAACCTTGTCTCCCGGCTTAACGCCCAAGCGGCAGAGCGTACTCCGTGA